The following coding sequences lie in one Candidatus Binatia bacterium genomic window:
- a CDS encoding MFS transporter, whose translation MSAFRLARQSPRRDVWLLFAARVVRVFCYGLLSVVLALYLGQIGLSERAIGLLLTLTLAGDAGISLWLTTSADRFGRRRTLLLGALLMAGAGVVFAATSNPLVLMAAAIVGVISPGGNEIGPFLPVEQAGLTQAIPDGWRTTVFAWYALCGSFATALGALVGGWVTQGLRDAGVPATDAYRAVLIGYAGGGIVLLVLFALVSANIEVPAAARRPDVARTLGLHRSRGVVMRLSALFALDAFAGGLIVQSLMAYWFHVRFGVDVGVIGSIFFGANVLAGVSALLAGRLAARFGLINTMVFTHIPSNVMLMLVPLMPTLEWAIAVLLLRFSISQMDVPTRQSYTMAVVAPDERAAAAGVTGIARSVGAALSPSLAGIFLSVGALFSAPFFLSGGLKIVYDLLLYRSFQGLKPPEEGGGSRRV comes from the coding sequence ATGTCCGCGTTCCGGCTTGCGCGGCAGAGCCCACGCCGCGATGTGTGGCTGCTGTTTGCCGCCCGCGTCGTGCGGGTTTTCTGTTACGGCCTGCTGTCGGTCGTACTGGCGCTCTACCTCGGACAGATCGGACTGTCGGAACGCGCGATCGGCTTGTTACTCACGTTGACGCTGGCCGGCGATGCCGGCATTTCGTTGTGGTTGACGACGAGTGCCGACCGCTTCGGCCGGCGGCGCACGCTCTTGCTGGGTGCGCTGTTGATGGCCGGAGCCGGCGTGGTCTTTGCCGCCACCTCGAATCCGCTGGTTCTGATGGCGGCGGCGATCGTCGGCGTAATCAGCCCCGGGGGGAACGAGATCGGGCCCTTCCTGCCGGTTGAGCAGGCCGGCCTGACCCAGGCGATTCCCGACGGTTGGCGGACGACGGTATTCGCCTGGTATGCGCTTTGCGGATCGTTCGCGACGGCGCTCGGGGCGCTGGTCGGGGGTTGGGTTACTCAGGGTCTGCGGGACGCCGGCGTGCCGGCGACGGATGCTTACCGAGCCGTGCTGATCGGCTACGCCGGTGGCGGCATCGTTCTGCTGGTTCTGTTCGCCCTGGTGTCGGCGAACATCGAAGTGCCGGCGGCGGCGCGTCGACCCGACGTTGCCCGCACGCTGGGTTTGCACCGCTCGCGCGGAGTCGTCATGCGGTTAAGCGCTCTGTTCGCTCTGGATGCCTTCGCCGGCGGACTTATCGTGCAGAGCCTGATGGCTTACTGGTTTCACGTGCGCTTCGGCGTCGACGTCGGGGTGATCGGCAGCATCTTTTTCGGGGCGAACGTGCTGGCCGGCGTGTCGGCGCTGTTGGCCGGGCGGCTGGCGGCCCGCTTTGGGCTCATCAACACGATGGTGTTCACGCACATTCCGTCGAACGTGATGCTGATGCTCGTCCCGTTGATGCCGACGCTGGAATGGGCGATTGCCGTGCTGCTGTTGCGCTTCAGCATCTCGCAGATGGACGTGCCGACGCGGCAGTCGTACACGATGGCGGTGGTAGCGCCTGACGAACGTGCCGCCGCCGCCGGCGTGACGGGTATCGCCCGCTCCGTAGGGGCGGCGTTATCGCCGTCGCTGGCAGGGATATTCCTCAGCGTGGGGGCCCTCTTCAGCGCGCCGTTCTTTCTGTCCGGCGGATTGAAGATCGTCTACGACCTGCTGCTGTACCGGAGTTTTCAAGGACTGAAGCCCCCGGAAGAGGGCGGCGGGTCGAGGCGGGTGTGA